One window of Candidatus Mycobacterium wuenschmannii genomic DNA carries:
- a CDS encoding DUF881 domain-containing protein: MARRIPRLLPARSNDDEHAQPSRWRVGVPVVCLLAGLMIGATHGVSRGGEIRRSDAPRLVDLVRSEQSAVDRLTTDRDKLSDTIDSTHGRSADAALAAMLRRSAELADDAGLDPVHGPGLTVTLNDAQRDANGRFPRDASPDDLVVHQQDIQAVLNALWSAGAEAIQMQDQRIIGTSVARCVGNTLLLNGRTYSPPYTITAIGDATAMQSALAGAPLVILYKQYVVRFGLGYTEHAVSDVHVVGHSEPVRTHYAEPAGPVSY, from the coding sequence ATGGCCAGACGGATCCCCCGGCTGCTGCCCGCCCGCTCCAACGACGACGAGCACGCACAGCCCTCCCGGTGGCGGGTGGGTGTCCCGGTCGTCTGCTTACTGGCCGGTCTGATGATCGGCGCGACGCACGGCGTTTCCCGCGGCGGTGAGATTCGGCGCAGCGATGCCCCCCGGCTTGTCGACCTGGTACGTAGCGAACAGTCCGCCGTCGACCGGTTGACCACCGATCGCGACAAGCTCTCCGACACCATCGACTCCACCCACGGCCGCTCCGCGGACGCGGCGCTGGCGGCGATGCTGCGCCGCTCGGCCGAGCTGGCCGACGACGCCGGCCTGGATCCCGTGCACGGCCCCGGGCTGACCGTCACACTCAACGACGCCCAACGCGACGCCAACGGCCGTTTCCCGCGCGACGCCTCCCCGGACGACCTGGTCGTGCACCAGCAGGACATCCAGGCGGTCCTCAACGCGCTGTGGAGCGCCGGCGCCGAGGCCATCCAGATGCAGGACCAGCGGATCATCGGCACCTCGGTGGCCCGCTGCGTGGGTAACACCTTGCTGCTCAACGGGCGGACCTACAGCCCGCCGTACACGATCACCGCGATCGGCGACGCCACCGCGATGCAGAGCGCGCTGGCCGGCGCTCCCCTGGTGATCCTCTACAAGCAGTACGTGGTCCGGTTCGGCCTCGGCTACACCGAGCACGCCGTCTCCGACGTCCACGTCGTGGGCCACAGCGAGCCGGTGCGCACGCACTACGCCGAGCCGGCGGGCCCGGTCAGCTACTGA
- the crgA gene encoding cell division protein CrgA, with translation MPKSKVRKKTDFTVSAVSRTPVKVKAGPSSVWFVVLFCGLMLIGLVWLMVFQLAATGPDAPAALNWMANLGPWNYAVAFAFMISGLLLTMRWR, from the coding sequence ATGCCCAAGTCCAAAGTCCGCAAGAAGACCGATTTCACCGTGAGCGCGGTGAGCCGCACCCCGGTCAAGGTGAAAGCCGGGCCGTCCAGCGTGTGGTTCGTGGTGTTGTTCTGCGGCCTGATGCTGATCGGCCTGGTCTGGCTGATGGTCTTTCAGTTGGCGGCCACCGGCCCGGACGCGCCCGCGGCACTGAACTGGATGGCCAATCTCGGGCCGTGGAATTACGCCGTGGCGTTTGCCTTCATGATCAGCGGCCTGTTGCTCACGATGCGGTGGCGTTAA
- a CDS encoding PH domain-containing protein, producing MQQTQWAPSPVGTAACGLAGVVMATTCVTVVTDAPGRLLLGISAVGLILFAGGTWRARPKLAITDDGLQIGGWIRPQLLRRPDIKHIRITEFRRIGRKMRLLEIDAHDGRLFVFSRWDLGTDPLDVLDALTAAGYAGGAPRN from the coding sequence GTGCAGCAAACTCAGTGGGCGCCGTCTCCGGTCGGAACCGCAGCGTGCGGGCTCGCGGGAGTTGTGATGGCTACCACATGTGTGACCGTTGTCACAGATGCTCCGGGACGGCTTTTGCTGGGCATTTCCGCCGTCGGATTGATCCTGTTCGCGGGCGGAACATGGCGCGCGCGGCCGAAGCTGGCAATCACCGACGACGGCCTGCAGATAGGCGGTTGGATCCGCCCGCAGCTGCTGCGGCGGCCCGACATCAAGCACATCCGGATCACCGAGTTCCGCCGGATCGGGCGCAAGATGCGGCTACTGGAGATCGACGCCCACGACGGTCGGTTGTTCGTCTTCTCCCGGTGGGACCTGGGTACCGACCCGCTCGATGTGCTCGACGCGCTGACGGCCGCCGGCTATGCGGGAGGTGCTCCTCGAAACTGA
- a CDS encoding peptidylprolyl isomerase: protein MADCDPVTSSQIQTATATLHTNRGDIKIALFGNHAPKTVANFVGLAQGTKEYSTENASGGSSGPFYDGAVFHRVISGFMIQGGDPTGTGRGGPGYKFADEFHPELQFDKPYLLAMANAGPGTNGSQFFVTVGPTPHLNRKHTIFGEVADADSQGVVDAIATTATGPGDRPTEPVVIESITIS, encoded by the coding sequence ATGGCAGACTGTGATCCCGTGACTTCCAGCCAGATTCAGACCGCCACTGCCACCCTGCACACGAACCGCGGCGACATCAAGATCGCGCTGTTCGGCAACCACGCACCCAAGACCGTCGCGAACTTCGTGGGCCTGGCTCAGGGCACCAAGGAGTACTCGACCGAGAACGCCTCCGGCGGAAGCTCCGGCCCGTTCTACGACGGCGCGGTGTTCCACCGGGTGATCAGCGGCTTCATGATCCAGGGCGGCGACCCCACCGGCACCGGCCGCGGCGGCCCGGGTTACAAGTTCGCCGACGAGTTCCACCCCGAGTTGCAGTTCGACAAGCCCTACCTGCTGGCGATGGCCAATGCGGGCCCGGGGACCAACGGCTCGCAGTTCTTCGTCACCGTCGGACCGACCCCGCACCTGAACCGCAAGCACACCATCTTCGGTGAGGTCGCCGACGCGGACTCCCAAGGCGTCGTCGACGCCATCGCGACGACGGCCACCGGCCCGGGCGACCGTCCGACCGAGCCGGTCGTCATCGAATCGATCACCATCTCCTAG
- the cwsA gene encoding cell wall synthesis protein CwsA: protein MRAKNHTHLTPRERLNRGLTYTAVGPVDVTRGLVGLGAHSAQVGASSLQRRYREGRLARDLRAAQEALVQELAAAQEVVTGLPEALAEARRSQRRTPRPWLLAGAAVGVLAVGAVAFSIVRRSSQPEPATLPPSVDVDHRP, encoded by the coding sequence ATGCGCGCTAAGAACCACACTCACCTGACCCCTCGGGAGCGGCTGAACCGCGGTCTGACCTACACCGCGGTCGGACCCGTCGACGTGACCCGCGGCCTGGTCGGCCTCGGCGCGCACTCCGCCCAGGTCGGCGCGTCCAGCTTGCAGCGGCGCTACCGGGAGGGTCGGCTGGCCCGCGACCTGCGCGCCGCCCAGGAGGCGCTGGTCCAGGAGTTGGCCGCCGCCCAAGAAGTGGTGACCGGTCTGCCCGAGGCGCTCGCCGAGGCCCGTCGGTCGCAGCGCCGCACGCCACGGCCGTGGCTGTTGGCCGGCGCCGCGGTCGGGGTGCTCGCCGTCGGTGCCGTCGCCTTCTCGATCGTCCGCCGCTCGTCGCAGCCGGAGCCGGCGACGTTGCCGCCCAGCGTCGACGTCGACCACCGCCCCTGA